One Hevea brasiliensis isolate MT/VB/25A 57/8 chromosome 5, ASM3005281v1, whole genome shotgun sequence genomic region harbors:
- the LOC110654878 gene encoding triacylglycerol lipase SDP1 has translation MDISNEASVDPFSIGPSTIIGRTIAFRVLFCKSMSHLRRKIYHLLLNYFQRFRDASASILTWLHPRNPQGILAMVTIIAFLLKRCTNVKLRAEMAYRRKFWRNMMRTALTYEEWAHAAKMLDKETPKMHESDLYDEELVRNKLQELRHRRQEGSLRDIIFFMRADLIRNLGNMCNPELHKGRLQVPKLIKEYIDEVSTQLRMVCDSDSEELALEEKLSFMHETRHAFGRTALLLSGGASLGAFHVGVVKTLVEHKLLPRIIAGSSVGSIICSVVATRSWPELQSFFEGSLHSLQFFDQMGGLFTVVKRVRTQGAVHEIRQLQWMLRHLTSNLTFQEAYDMTGRILGITVCSPRKHEPPRCLNYLTSPHVVIWSAVTASCAFPGLFEAQELMAKDRSGEIVPYHPPFNLDPEEGPSTSARRWRDGSLEIDLPMMQLKELFNVNHFIVSQANPHVAPLLRMKEFVRAYGGNFAAKLAHLTEMEVKHKFNQALELGFPLGGLAKLFAQDWEGDVTVVMPATLTQISKIIQNPTVLELQKAINQGRRCTWEKLSAIKANCGIELCLDECVAILNHMRRLKRSAERAAAASHGLASTAPSTVKFSASKRIPSWNCIARENSTGSLEEDLADFASTFHQGVGGSGSGAPSGRNVRIHRNIHDGSDTESESVDLSSWTRSGGPLMRTTSADQFIDFVQNLDIDAELTKGLMTNSNSPGAQMVIRDPYNQISRVTTPERNSENEFEHRDFSSRSSVNGSSITVTEGDLLQPERIHNGFVLNIVKKENLALSNRTQDLENYNNEVPECVQLDCPEKDMDASSASEYAGDNDDDDDDDVDDDATAMNLSNETVSDPCSKNRP, from the exons ATGGATATAAGTAATGAGGCCAGTGTTGATCCATTTTCAATTGGACCCTCAACGATCATTGGCAGGACGATTGCTTTCAGAGTCTTGTTCTGCAAGTCAATGTCACATTTGAGGCGTAAAATATATCATTTGTTACTGAATTACTTTCAAAGATTTAGGGATGCTTCTGCATCCATACTGACATGGTTGCATCCGCGGAATCCTCAAGGGATATTGGCCATGGTAACAATAATTGCTTTTCTTTTGAAACGGTGCACGAATGTGAAATTGAGGGCTGAGATGGCTTACAGGAGGAAATTTTGGAGGAATATGATGAGAACTGCATTGACATACGAAGAGTGGGCACACGCTGCGAAGATGCTTGATAAAGAGACACCAAAGATGCATGAATCAGACCTTTATGATGAAGAACTAGTGAGAAATAAACTTCAGGAGCTCCGACACCGTCGACAGGAGGGATCTCTTAGAGACATTATCTTTTTCATGAGAGCTGATCTTATAAGAAATCTTGGTAATATGTGTAACCCAGAGCTTCATAAGGGTAGGCTTCAAGTGCCCAAGCTCATAAAGGAATACATTGATGAGGTCTCAACTCAGTTGAGAATGGTTTGTGATTCAGATTCGGAGGAGCTTGCACTGGAAGAGAAGCTTTCTTTCATGCATGAGACAAGACATGCATTTGGGAGAACAGCTTTGCTTTTGAGTGGTGGTGCTTCCCTTGGAGCCTTTCATGTGGGTGTGGTTAAAACGCTGGTGGAGCATAAGCTTTTGCCAAGAATAATTGCTGGTTCCAGTGTGGGATCCATTATTTGTTCTGTTGTTGCCACTAGATCGTGGCCAGAGCTACAGAGCTTTTTTGAGGGTTCTTTGCACTCATTGCAGTTTTTTGATCAGATGGGTGGGCTTTTTACTGTTGTGAAGAGGGTCAGGACACAAGGAGCTGTCCATGAAATACGGCAGTTGCAATGGATGTTAAGGCATCTGACGAGTAATCTTACATTTCAAGAAGCTTATGACATGACAGGTCGAATTCTTGGGATCACAGTATGCTCCCCTAGGAAGCATGAGCCTCCTAGGTGCCTTAACTACCTGACTTCACCTCATGTTGTTATATGGAGTGCAGTCACTGCTTCTTGTGCCTTTCCTGGCCTTTTTGAGGCACAGGAACTGATGGCTAAGGACAGGAGTGGAGAAATTGTTCCATATCATCCACCTTTTAATCTGGATCCTGAGGAAGGACCAAGCACATCTGCTCGCCGGTGGAGGGATGGTAGCCTGGAAATCGATTTACCAATGATGCAATTGAAGGAACTGTTCAATGTCAATCATTTTATTGTGAGTCAGGCAAATCCTCACGTTGCTCCATTATTGAGAATGAAGGAGTTTGTGAGAGCTTATGGTGGTAACTTTGCTGCCAAG CTTGCTCATCTTACTGAGATGGAGGTAAAACATAAATTCAATCAGGCACTGGAACTTGGTTTTCCATTGGGGGGACTTGCCAAGCTTTTTGCTCAAGATTGGGAGGGCGATGTCACTGTTGTTATGCCTGCCACACTCACTCAG ATATCAAAAATTATACAAAATCCAACTGTTCTGGAGCTTCAAAAGGCAATCAACCAAGGGAGGAGGTGTACATGGGAGAAACTTTCAGCCATAAAAGCCAACTGTGGGATTGAGCTTTGTCTTGATGAATGTGTTGCAATTCTGAACCACATGCGTAGACTCAAAAGGAGTGCTGAGAGGGCTGCTGCTGCTTCTCATGGCCTAGCCAGCACAGCTCCCAGCACTGTCAAATTCAGTGCTTCTAAAAGGATCCCATCTTGGAACTGCATTGCTCGAGAGAACTCAACAGGCTCACTTGAAGAAGACCTCGCTGATTTTGCTTCCACATTCCATCAAGGTGTTGGTGGATCTGGATCTGGAGCACCTTCTGGTAGAAATGTGCGGATCCACCGTAACATACATGATGGAAGTGATACTGAATCTGAAAGTGTAGATTTAAGTTCTTGGACAAGATCTGGTGGACCATTGATGAGAACTACTTCTGCagatcaatttattgactttgtgCAAAATCTGGATATTGATGCTGAATTGACCAAAGGCTTGATGACAAATTCTAACTCTCCAGGGGCCCAGATGGTAATCAGGGATCCATATAATCAGATTTCCAGGGTGACAACACCGGAAAGAAATTCGGAAAACGAATTTGAACATAGGGATTTTAGCAGTAGATCATCTGTGAATGGTTCTAGTATCACAGTCACTGAAGGTGATCTTTTGCAGCCTGAAAGGATCCACAATGGGTTTGTGCTGAATATTGTAAAGAAAGAAAACCTGGCACTCTCAAATAGGACCCAGGACTTGGAGAACTACAACAATGAAGTTCCGGAATGTGTTCAGCTCGACTGTCCAGAAAAGGATATGGATGCTAGCTCAGCATCTGAATATGCTGGTGATAATGATGATGACGATGATGACGATGTTGATGATGATGCCACTGCAATGAACTTATCTAACGAAACAGTTTCTGATCCTTGTTCCAAGAACCGTCCCTGA